One window of Saprospiraceae bacterium genomic DNA carries:
- a CDS encoding PD40 domain-containing protein — translation MTPIVVLCLFFMFSCKNKEMKTSIPKLMTYDTIPQEKVHYPQEKHLKNIRQLTFGGNNAEAYWSFDGTMLTFQSDYAAWGASCDQIFYFNPFKDDLAKEKPHLISRRGGRNTCAYFMPGDSMIIYASTHRDSAACPPAPERKVGGKYVWPIYASYDIYVSDLRGNTKMQLTNIEGYDAEPTVSPNGTKIVYTALRQGDLNLWTMDINGQNKKQITFLPGYDGGAFFSPDGNKIVFRASRPPTSELRAEYYDLLRQGLVQPTEMELFVCDLEGGHYQQVTKLGKANWAPFFHPSGKKIIFSSNHAGSKGYQFNLYMINLDGTGLEQISFDPIFDSFPMFSPNGKYLVWSSNRNNGGTHDTNLFLAEWVD, via the coding sequence ATGACACCAATTGTAGTTCTCTGCTTGTTTTTTATGTTTTCATGTAAAAACAAAGAGATGAAAACATCCATACCCAAACTGATGACCTATGATACCATTCCACAAGAAAAGGTTCATTATCCTCAGGAAAAGCATTTAAAAAATATCAGACAACTCACCTTTGGAGGAAATAATGCAGAAGCTTACTGGAGTTTTGATGGAACCATGCTGACATTTCAATCCGATTATGCAGCCTGGGGAGCATCTTGCGATCAAATTTTCTATTTCAATCCATTTAAAGACGATTTGGCAAAAGAAAAACCTCATTTAATTTCACGAAGAGGGGGTAGAAACACCTGTGCTTATTTCATGCCGGGAGATTCTATGATAATTTATGCTTCAACTCATAGAGATAGTGCAGCGTGTCCTCCAGCTCCGGAACGAAAAGTTGGCGGGAAATACGTTTGGCCAATCTATGCATCTTATGATATCTACGTTTCAGATTTACGCGGAAATACAAAAATGCAACTTACCAATATCGAAGGCTATGATGCTGAGCCAACGGTATCTCCCAATGGAACTAAAATAGTGTATACTGCTTTGAGACAAGGAGATTTAAATTTATGGACCATGGACATAAATGGCCAAAATAAAAAGCAAATTACCTTTTTGCCTGGCTATGATGGAGGTGCATTTTTCTCTCCAGATGGTAATAAAATTGTTTTCAGAGCTTCGAGACCACCAACTTCAGAATTAAGAGCTGAATATTACGATCTTTTAAGACAAGGCTTGGTACAACCTACGGAAATGGAACTATTTGTCTGTGATTTAGAAGGTGGACATTACCAACAAGTAACCAAATTAGGAAAAGCAAATTGGGCTCCGTTTTTTCATCCTTCCGGCAAAAAAATCATTTTCTCATCAAACCACGCAGGTTCAAAAGGATATCAGTTTAATTTATATATGATTAATTTAGATGGAACTGGACTGGAACAAATCAGCTTTGATCCGATATTTGATTCCTTTCCGATGTTTTCTCCTAATGGGAAATACCTTGTTTGGTCATCTAATCGAAATAATGGAGGTACCCATGATACAAATTTATTTTTGGCGGAATGGGTAGATTAA